A region of Paenibacillus thiaminolyticus DNA encodes the following proteins:
- a CDS encoding ATP-binding cassette domain-containing protein: protein MVADALLTLKEVTKKYGNRVVLSEISLSIGQGESIILRGSNGSGKSTLLRIVTGLIPLTTGQRALKHSKLVIGYTPDRLSKLRMTSTEYLTHMGKIAKVPRNDLQERIKELHTFFHLEQSKSLKMTHFSKGMLQKVNLMQATIKTPDLLVLDEPFSGLDKESIEHLLASLKRIKEKGTSILAAVHDPLLASQLESRTYWIRQGRLREEHIEASQSPSVTLFELECVLTQEELYRLTSLFPEVTWKIDDNGQIKFVIMQKDYHGFMIELVHRGVEIITLQRKEMAS from the coding sequence ATGGTAGCGGATGCTCTTTTGACCTTAAAGGAAGTTACGAAGAAATATGGTAATCGAGTTGTCTTATCGGAAATTTCGCTGAGTATTGGGCAAGGAGAAAGTATTATATTAAGAGGAAGTAATGGATCAGGAAAAAGCACGTTGCTTCGAATTGTGACCGGATTAATTCCATTAACTACGGGACAAAGGGCACTAAAGCATTCAAAACTTGTGATCGGTTATACGCCTGATCGATTATCGAAGTTAAGGATGACATCAACGGAGTACCTGACCCACATGGGTAAAATAGCAAAGGTGCCTAGAAATGATCTTCAAGAACGCATTAAGGAGCTGCACACGTTTTTTCATCTCGAACAAAGCAAAAGTTTAAAGATGACTCATTTCTCGAAAGGGATGCTGCAAAAAGTCAACTTAATGCAGGCGACGATCAAAACACCGGATCTGCTTGTTTTGGATGAACCCTTCTCTGGGTTAGACAAGGAATCGATCGAGCATTTACTGGCCTCCCTGAAGAGAATAAAAGAAAAAGGTACATCTATTTTAGCCGCTGTTCATGATCCTTTACTTGCAAGTCAATTAGAAAGTCGTACCTATTGGATTCGACAAGGCAGGTTGAGGGAAGAACATATAGAAGCTTCTCAAAGTCCAAGCGTGACCCTGTTCGAACTTGAATGTGTCTTAACCCAGGAAGAACTCTACCGCCTAACAAGTCTTTTTCCAGAAGTCACTTGGAAAATAGATGACAATGGCCAAATTAAATTTGTCATTATGCAAAAGGATTATCATGGTTTTATGATTGAATTAGTACATAGGGGAGTAGAGATCATCACCTTGCAACGAAAGGAGATGGCTTCATGA
- a CDS encoding DUF1266 domain-containing protein, which yields MKTFLIIVGIIAAIVILLIVGLITASKRIEKKNKKSQVEMETANSLPKEKQHLLAYGANLSLYRSESPRILQVKVDSETLKEGLSSAWDVSNTEEAVQTLEWLLAEGHRTKYDQLLMALKAGQSFTEGEVGKSQECYESAQEAMVKKLSFAKSDFDQVNTMAAWDFDRAVNIARWSYILGYITEEQAWGYIERAADAASHIFQSWKEYFISFAFGRAIAYEGDIYDILWDGKKLLGEEDSIWNEFSIKRSGTGSR from the coding sequence TTGAAGACTTTTCTAATTATTGTGGGAATTATTGCGGCGATTGTGATTTTACTTATCGTTGGTTTGATTACAGCGAGCAAGCGAATTGAGAAAAAGAATAAAAAATCGCAAGTAGAAATGGAGACGGCTAACTCTTTACCGAAGGAGAAACAGCATTTGCTTGCCTACGGTGCCAATCTCTCTCTTTACCGGTCTGAGTCGCCACGGATACTGCAAGTGAAGGTAGATTCTGAAACTTTGAAGGAAGGCCTTTCTTCAGCCTGGGACGTTAGTAATACGGAGGAGGCTGTACAAACCCTGGAATGGCTGCTTGCGGAAGGACATCGTACGAAGTATGATCAGCTTCTTATGGCGTTGAAAGCTGGCCAGTCTTTTACAGAGGGGGAAGTGGGGAAATCGCAGGAATGCTATGAATCAGCCCAAGAAGCGATGGTGAAGAAGCTTTCCTTTGCGAAATCCGATTTTGACCAGGTGAACACCATGGCTGCCTGGGATTTTGACCGCGCTGTAAATATTGCAAGATGGAGCTACATACTTGGTTATATAACCGAAGAACAGGCATGGGGCTATATAGAGAGAGCTGCTGATGCCGCCAGCCATATCTTCCAATCCTGGAAGGAATATTTTATTTCATTTGCATTTGGCCGAGCCATTGCTTACGAGGGTGACATTTACGATATCCTTTGGGATGGGAAAAAATTACTGGGTGAAGAGGACTCGATCTGGAATGAATTTAGCATTAAGCGATCCGGAACAGGGAGCCGATAA
- a CDS encoding ABC transporter ATP-binding protein: protein MIKIDNVRKWYTDKVKIGPLNIEIPKAGLTSLIGPNGAGKSTTLLMIGRLLNMDEGQIRVANMDVSESKSKDLAKILTILRQENHFVTRLTIRQLVGFGRFPYSKGRLTKEDEAIISKYIDFLDLTDLENRYLDELSGGQRQRAYVAMVLCQETEYVLLDEPLNNLDIARSVQMMEHLRHAANEFGRTILTVMHDINFAAKYSDRICAMKDGQIATFGTVEEVMDPEVLTDIFETKIEIIDGPYGPIAIY, encoded by the coding sequence ATGATAAAGATCGATAATGTTAGAAAATGGTATACTGATAAGGTGAAAATAGGACCTTTGAATATTGAAATACCAAAAGCTGGTCTTACCTCTTTAATTGGACCAAATGGTGCTGGAAAGTCTACGACACTTTTGATGATTGGAAGACTTTTGAATATGGACGAAGGCCAAATTCGGGTAGCAAATATGGATGTTTCTGAATCTAAATCCAAAGACTTAGCAAAAATTTTGACTATATTACGACAAGAAAATCATTTTGTAACTAGGCTTACTATTAGACAACTCGTTGGATTTGGACGATTTCCTTATTCAAAGGGAAGATTAACTAAAGAAGATGAGGCTATTATTTCAAAATATATCGATTTTTTAGACTTGACTGATCTAGAAAATAGATATTTAGATGAGCTTTCTGGTGGTCAAAGGCAAAGGGCATATGTAGCAATGGTTTTGTGCCAAGAGACTGAATATGTACTTTTGGACGAGCCTTTGAACAATCTTGATATTGCTCGTTCTGTTCAAATGATGGAGCATTTGAGGCATGCAGCTAATGAATTCGGAAGAACAATTCTGACTGTTATGCATGATATAAATTTTGCAGCCAAATATTCTGATCGAATTTGTGCCATGAAAGATGGACAAATTGCCACTTTTGGAACAGTAGAAGAGGTTATGGATCCAGAAGTTTTAACAGATATTTTTGAAACGAAAATAGAAATTATCGATGGTCCTTATGGGCCAATAGCGATTTATTAG
- a CDS encoding iron chelate uptake ABC transporter family permease subunit produces MNALEYRNNENVVIDSSLHNENRSARAFRSKKEEKRYWILLITLIVLGILSSYGLLIYNNPVPVDSPSFIPVVKRRMVALVAMIIAAICQSLSTVAFQSITNNRIITPSLLGFESLYSSIHTSTIFFFGASALINFSGTGPFVFQVIVMVLMSLILYGWLLSGKYGNLQLMLLVGIIIGAGLNSVSTFMRRLLAPSEFDILQARLFGSVNNADSEYFPIVIPLVIIVALLLLANSKNLNVLSLGKDVSTSFGVKHQSSIIYTLILVSVLMSISTALIGPLTFYGFLVATLSYQAAPTYDHRYIFPMALAIGFLIITGAYFLMYHVFNAQGVVSVIIELFGGIIFLIAVLRKRAL; encoded by the coding sequence ATGAACGCATTGGAATATAGAAATAATGAAAATGTCGTAATCGATTCTAGCCTTCATAATGAGAATAGATCAGCTAGAGCTTTTCGTTCTAAGAAAGAAGAAAAACGTTATTGGATTTTGCTGATCACATTGATTGTTTTGGGCATTCTTTCTTCATATGGACTTTTAATTTATAACAATCCAGTTCCGGTAGATTCCCCTTCTTTTATCCCAGTTGTTAAAAGAAGGATGGTAGCTCTTGTTGCCATGATTATTGCTGCGATTTGTCAGAGTTTGTCGACTGTTGCTTTCCAATCGATTACGAATAATAGGATTATAACCCCTTCACTTTTAGGCTTTGAATCACTTTACTCATCAATTCATACGAGTACCATATTTTTCTTTGGCGCTAGTGCATTGATAAATTTTAGTGGTACTGGACCATTTGTATTTCAAGTTATTGTTATGGTCTTGATGAGTTTGATACTTTATGGATGGTTGCTTTCTGGAAAGTATGGAAATTTGCAACTTATGCTTTTGGTTGGAATTATTATTGGAGCAGGGCTGAATTCTGTGTCAACTTTTATGAGAAGACTTCTTGCGCCGTCTGAGTTTGATATTTTACAGGCAAGATTGTTTGGTTCTGTCAATAATGCGGATTCTGAATATTTTCCTATTGTAATTCCACTGGTAATCATTGTAGCATTATTACTTCTTGCTAATTCTAAAAATTTAAATGTATTGTCACTTGGAAAGGATGTCTCTACTTCTTTTGGAGTTAAACATCAATCTAGTATCATTTATACGCTTATATTAGTTTCTGTTTTGATGTCAATTTCAACAGCTTTGATTGGACCGCTTACTTTCTATGGATTTTTAGTTGCAACGTTGAGTTATCAAGCAGCGCCAACCTATGATCATAGATATATTTTTCCAATGGCTCTTGCTATAGGGTTTTTGATAATAACGGGTGCATATTTTTTAATGTATCATGTATTCAATGCTCAAGGCGTAGTTTCCGTTATTATTGAATTATTTGGTGGAATCATATTTTTAATCGCAGTTTTAAGGAAGAGGGCTCTATGA
- a CDS encoding ABC transporter permease, with translation MQKISGVEKNSQPQLYNHNKLWTKPFILAIIVVIILGIISLFTGVYDIRGQEDGMDMFFITRVPRTAALMLTGAAMAMAGLVMQLITQNRLVEPTTTGTIEWAGLGLLVVYLLFPAPTLVLRMTGAIVFSFIGTMIFFFFLRRVKLRSSLIVPIIGLMLGAVISAVSTFIGLLFQMTQNIESWFVGSFAAVQVGRYEYLWIIVVVTFLIFIYANRLTLAGLGEDVATSLGVNYNRIVLLGTGLISFAVGIVAAVIGNLPFLGLIVPNIVSMFRGDDLRSNLPWVCVIGMGTITVCDIISRTIIMPFEVPVSLILGTVGAVVFIAILLRQRKPRRLR, from the coding sequence ATACAAAAAATTTCCGGGGTTGAGAAAAATTCTCAACCCCAGCTTTATAACCACAATAAGCTATGGACAAAACCATTTATATTAGCGATTATAGTTGTTATTATTTTAGGAATTATATCCCTATTTACTGGAGTTTATGATATACGCGGACAAGAGGATGGAATGGATATGTTTTTCATAACTCGTGTTCCAAGAACCGCTGCATTAATGCTTACTGGAGCTGCCATGGCCATGGCAGGACTCGTAATGCAACTTATTACACAGAATCGTTTAGTTGAACCTACCACAACAGGAACTATTGAATGGGCGGGTTTGGGACTTCTTGTTGTTTACTTATTATTTCCTGCACCAACGTTAGTTCTAAGAATGACTGGTGCAATTGTTTTTTCTTTTATAGGAACTATGATTTTCTTTTTCTTTTTAAGAAGAGTTAAACTCCGTTCGTCTTTAATTGTCCCAATTATTGGACTGATGCTTGGAGCAGTCATTTCTGCAGTGTCCACTTTTATTGGACTCCTTTTTCAAATGACGCAAAATATTGAATCTTGGTTTGTAGGTTCTTTTGCGGCAGTTCAAGTTGGAAGATATGAATATTTATGGATAATTGTTGTAGTTACTTTTCTTATTTTTATTTATGCTAATAGACTGACTTTAGCTGGACTAGGGGAAGATGTTGCCACAAGTCTTGGAGTAAATTACAATAGGATCGTTCTTTTGGGTACGGGTCTTATTTCTTTTGCAGTTGGAATTGTTGCAGCTGTCATTGGAAACTTACCTTTTCTAGGTTTAATAGTACCTAATATTGTTTCCATGTTTAGGGGAGATGATCTTAGAAGTAATTTGCCTTGGGTATGTGTGATAGGAATGGGTACTATAACGGTTTGTGACATCATTTCTCGAACAATTATAATGCCTTTTGAAGTACCTGTTTCTTTAATACTTGGAACAGTGGGGGCAGTCGTATTTATTGCTATTTTATTGAGACAAAGAAAACCAAGGAGGCTAAGATGA
- a CDS encoding siderophore ABC transporter substrate-binding protein, which translates to MGKFKLTVFLAIFVLMLAACSNPSNENGKTETNGQENHSTEASTVEITDAHGTVTVPVNPKKVIALDSRTFETLADWKIELVAVPKDVMPADSSYVKDDSVQNIGNHREPNLEIIAAADPDLVIIGQRFGNYYEDMKKLVPNAAVIDLNFDVSEKTDKPGENLVNGLKNSTITLGQIFDKNEEAKQLVADFDKAVEDAKSAYDGTGTVMSVVVSGGNIGFSAPHSGRVWGPMYEIFGWTPALEVDGSSSDHQGDEVSVEAIAQSNPDWIFVLDRDAAISASTDSVPAQDVIDNSPALQNVTAVSKGQIVYAPNDTYTNESIQTYIELFKNLANTLAK; encoded by the coding sequence ATGGGGAAATTTAAGTTAACTGTTTTTTTAGCAATTTTTGTGTTGATGTTGGCAGCTTGCTCAAATCCAAGTAATGAAAATGGTAAAACTGAAACGAATGGGCAAGAAAATCATTCTACTGAAGCTTCAACGGTTGAAATCACTGATGCTCATGGAACGGTTACTGTTCCTGTAAACCCGAAGAAGGTAATTGCTTTGGATAGTAGAACTTTTGAAACTTTAGCTGATTGGAAAATTGAATTAGTGGCTGTACCAAAAGATGTAATGCCTGCGGATTCATCATATGTAAAGGATGATTCGGTTCAAAATATTGGAAATCACCGCGAACCAAATCTTGAAATTATAGCAGCTGCAGACCCTGATCTTGTAATTATCGGTCAAAGATTTGGTAACTATTATGAAGATATGAAAAAATTAGTGCCAAATGCAGCTGTTATCGATCTTAATTTTGACGTTTCTGAGAAAACTGATAAACCTGGGGAAAACTTAGTAAATGGACTTAAAAATTCTACAATTACTTTAGGACAAATTTTTGATAAAAATGAAGAAGCTAAACAATTGGTAGCTGATTTTGATAAAGCTGTCGAAGATGCTAAGTCTGCATATGATGGAACGGGCACTGTTATGAGTGTTGTAGTTTCTGGTGGAAATATTGGTTTTTCAGCTCCTCATTCTGGACGTGTTTGGGGACCAATGTATGAAATTTTCGGATGGACTCCAGCATTAGAAGTTGACGGTTCTTCTTCAGATCATCAAGGGGATGAAGTTTCTGTTGAAGCCATTGCACAAAGTAATCCTGATTGGATTTTTGTACTGGATCGTGATGCTGCAATATCTGCTTCAACTGATTCAGTACCTGCTCAGGATGTTATTGATAATTCACCTGCTCTTCAAAACGTAACTGCTGTATCTAAAGGACAGATCGTTTATGCACCAAATGACACTTACACAAATGAATCAATCCAAACCTATATAGAGTTATTTAAGAACCTTGCAAATACTTTAGCTAAGTAG
- a CDS encoding IS3 family transposase — translation MKGCPYDNVVAEATFNIMKTEFINQLNFHSLQHLKLELNDYANGYNSRNTGLI, via the coding sequence ATGAAAGGTTGTCCTTACGACAACGTCGTTGCTGAAGCCACATTTAATATCATGAAAACGGAGTTCATTAACCAGTTGAACTTTCATAGCCTTCAGCATCTGAAACTGGAGTTGAATGATTATGCGAATGGGTACAATTCACGTAACACTGGGCTCATATAG
- a CDS encoding adenosylcobalamin-dependent ribonucleoside-diphosphate reductase produces MNTGHKQRLEGLSEKIFLDRYAWKDADTNNTKVGDVVLVLTKDDPKFPAKEVGEVVERNGRFVSVKLRSGEVVQSTVEKLTLTIEKTPEEMWDRLAAAMASVEPTPEKQNEWTEKFRYILDDWKLVPGGRIAAGAGASEELTLFNCYVIPSPKDSRGGIMETLSEMTEIMARGGGVGINLSSLRPRRAIVRGVNGSSSGAVSWGGLFSYTTGLIEQGGSRRGALMLMMNDWHPDVVDFITVKQTMGQVTNANLSVCVSNGFMKAVKEDLDWELVFPDTSDPEYDELWDGDLDKWKQAGKAVIPYRTVKAREVWHTIIESAWKSAEPGVVFMEYYNQMSNSWYFNPIICTNPCGEQGLPGWGVCNLSALNLSKFYDEEKHDVAWDELSTVTRYAVRFLDNVIDKTPYHFEENKENQQNERRVGLGSMGLAELMIKLGIRYGSPESLEFLDKLFGFIARESYLASAEIAGEKGAFPAFETEPYLQSGFMKNMLEVYPEVGEAIRQQGMRNVTVITQAPTGSTGTMVGTSTGIEPYFAFKYFRQSRLGFDEQFVPIAQEWMDAHPGQELPDYFITAMALSAEDHIRAQAAIQRWVDSSISKTANCPNDFTVEETKRLYELAFDLGCKGVTIYRDGSRDVQVLSTDKGDNKEDGQADQTEAGTPAEEEAAEAPAVPVAMQTASPNNPAGSNVYKRRPQVLRGATYKVNTPFGMAYITINDMNGIPGEIFLNVGKAGSDVFAMAEALGRVCSLFLRYGDHGNKVELLIKHLKGIGGSGAIGFGANRVESIADAVAKALEIHQQEALGLGAETDPAPIAATIEAPVIGLKESGSASASRDLCPSCGTASLLNVEGCKTCANCGYSRCS; encoded by the coding sequence TTGAATACGGGGCATAAGCAGCGCTTGGAAGGCTTGAGCGAAAAAATATTTCTGGATCGGTACGCCTGGAAGGATGCAGACACGAACAACACCAAAGTAGGAGATGTCGTCCTGGTGCTGACCAAAGACGATCCGAAGTTCCCGGCGAAGGAAGTCGGAGAAGTGGTAGAGCGTAACGGCCGCTTCGTCTCTGTCAAGCTGAGAAGCGGAGAGGTGGTTCAATCCACGGTAGAGAAGCTGACCTTGACGATAGAGAAGACACCGGAAGAAATGTGGGATCGGCTGGCGGCTGCGATGGCATCGGTAGAACCAACCCCTGAAAAACAAAACGAATGGACGGAAAAATTCCGTTATATCTTAGATGACTGGAAGCTCGTTCCAGGGGGCCGCATCGCGGCCGGGGCCGGGGCGAGCGAGGAATTGACCCTCTTCAACTGCTACGTTATCCCATCGCCTAAGGATAGCCGCGGCGGTATTATGGAGACTTTGTCGGAGATGACCGAGATCATGGCCCGCGGCGGGGGCGTCGGGATCAACCTGTCGTCGCTTCGTCCGCGCCGCGCGATCGTGCGCGGGGTCAACGGTTCCTCCAGCGGCGCCGTCTCCTGGGGCGGATTGTTCAGCTATACGACCGGATTGATCGAGCAAGGGGGCAGCCGTCGCGGCGCGCTCATGCTGATGATGAACGACTGGCATCCGGATGTGGTCGATTTCATCACGGTGAAGCAGACAATGGGCCAGGTGACGAACGCCAATCTGTCCGTCTGCGTGAGCAACGGCTTCATGAAGGCGGTCAAGGAGGATCTGGATTGGGAATTGGTCTTCCCGGATACCTCCGATCCGGAATATGACGAGCTGTGGGATGGAGACCTTGATAAATGGAAGCAGGCCGGCAAGGCGGTCATTCCATACCGCACCGTCAAGGCACGCGAGGTCTGGCATACGATTATCGAGTCGGCGTGGAAATCGGCCGAGCCGGGCGTCGTGTTCATGGAATACTACAACCAGATGTCGAACAGCTGGTATTTCAACCCGATCATCTGTACGAATCCGTGCGGGGAGCAGGGCTTACCGGGATGGGGCGTCTGCAATCTGTCCGCGCTCAATCTGTCCAAGTTCTATGACGAGGAGAAGCATGATGTCGCGTGGGACGAACTGTCTACCGTGACGCGCTATGCGGTGCGCTTCCTGGACAACGTAATCGACAAGACCCCGTATCATTTCGAGGAAAATAAAGAGAACCAGCAGAACGAGCGCCGCGTCGGCCTTGGCTCGATGGGCTTAGCCGAGCTGATGATCAAGCTGGGCATCCGCTACGGCAGCCCGGAATCGCTGGAGTTCCTCGATAAGCTGTTCGGCTTCATCGCGCGCGAATCGTATCTCGCGTCGGCGGAGATCGCGGGCGAGAAGGGCGCGTTCCCGGCATTCGAGACGGAGCCGTATCTACAGAGCGGCTTCATGAAGAACATGCTGGAGGTGTACCCGGAAGTCGGGGAAGCGATTCGCCAGCAGGGCATGCGCAATGTGACCGTCATTACGCAAGCGCCGACGGGCAGCACCGGCACGATGGTCGGCACCTCGACCGGCATCGAGCCGTACTTCGCCTTCAAATATTTCCGGCAAAGCCGCCTCGGCTTCGACGAGCAGTTCGTGCCGATCGCGCAGGAATGGATGGACGCGCATCCGGGCCAGGAACTGCCGGATTACTTCATTACGGCGATGGCTCTGTCCGCCGAGGATCATATCCGCGCACAGGCGGCGATCCAGCGCTGGGTGGACAGCTCGATCTCGAAGACGGCGAACTGTCCGAACGACTTCACGGTAGAAGAGACGAAGCGGTTGTACGAGCTGGCCTTCGATCTCGGCTGCAAGGGCGTCACGATCTACCGCGACGGCAGCCGCGATGTTCAGGTTCTGTCGACCGACAAGGGAGACAACAAGGAAGACGGACAAGCTGACCAGACCGAAGCCGGGACTCCGGCAGAAGAGGAGGCGGCAGAAGCACCTGCTGTTCCGGTGGCCATGCAGACGGCATCGCCAAACAACCCGGCGGGCAGCAATGTGTACAAGCGCCGTCCGCAAGTACTGCGCGGCGCGACCTATAAGGTGAATACGCCATTCGGCATGGCTTATATTACGATTAACGATATGAACGGCATTCCGGGCGAGATTTTCTTGAACGTGGGCAAGGCCGGTTCCGATGTATTCGCGATGGCGGAAGCGCTCGGCCGCGTCTGCTCGCTGTTCCTTCGCTATGGCGATCATGGCAACAAGGTCGAGCTGCTCATCAAGCATCTGAAGGGCATCGGCGGATCCGGCGCGATCGGCTTCGGCGCCAACCGCGTCGAGTCGATTGCCGATGCGGTAGCCAAGGCGCTGGAGATTCACCAGCAGGAAGCGCTCGGACTCGGCGCCGAGACGGACCCGGCTCCGATCGCCGCGACGATCGAGGCTCCGGTCATTGGCCTGAAGGAGAGCGGCAGCGCATCCGCCTCGCGCGACCTGTGCCCATCCTGCGGCACCGCCTCGCTCCTGAACGTCGAGGGCTGCAAGACCTGCGCGAACTGCGGTTACAGCCGCTGCTCGTAG